In Populus nigra chromosome 10, ddPopNigr1.1, whole genome shotgun sequence, the following proteins share a genomic window:
- the LOC133704566 gene encoding heat shock 70 kDa protein 4-like isoform X3: MRFSDVAVQSDIKHWPFKVVAGPRDKPMIVVNYKSEERQFAAEEISAMVLRKMREIAESFIGKSVKNAVITVPAYFIDSQRQATKDAGLIAGFNVMRIINEPTAAAMAYGLDMDINYGEKNVLVFDLGGGTCDVSLLVIEERIIEVRATAGASHLGGEDFDNRLVNYFVQEFKRRKKKDISGDPSALRRLRTACERAKRNLSCYVQTNIELDSLCEGIDFCSTITRARFEELNTDLFRKCLQLVNKCLRDGKMDKNSIDDVVLVGGSSRIPKVQLLLQYFFNGKELCKSINPDEAVAYGAAVQATILSGGGNEEVQSMLLLDVSPLSLGLEIAGGVMDVLVERNTTVPTKKEGLFSTYADNQTAVLIKIYEGERTRTRDNNLLGTFELSGIAPAPKGVPQIKIIFDIDANGILVVSAEDGTSGQKNRITITNDRGRWSGKEIQKMVHEAERYKSEDEKRKKWAEAKNEMEIFVRNMRIAIGDEKRSSKLATGDKNKIEGAIDQAMKWLDGNQLARKDDFDGKLGELESICNPIIAKVYRSDGACMGTLMEDEVSPSDGYGTYGDEEPSDVCFDL; encoded by the coding sequence ATGAGATTTAGTGATGTTGCTGTTCAGAGTGATATCAAGCACTGGCCGTTCAAGGTTGTTGCGGGTCCTCGTGACAAGCCCATGATTGTGGTTAATTACAAGAGTGAAGAGAGGCAGTTTGCTGCTGAAGAGATTTCGGCAATGGTACTCCGAAAGATGCGTGAGATTGCTGAATCTTTCATCGGCAAAAGTGTGAAGAATGCAGTGATTACTGTTCCTGCCTACTTTATTGACTCTCAACGGCAGGCCACAAAAGATGCTGGTTTGATTGCTGGTTTTAATGTCATGCGTATTATTAACGAGCCCACTGCTGCTGCCATGGCTTACGGTCTTGACATGGATATAAACTATGGTGAGAAGAATGTGCTGGTCTTTGATTTAGGCGGCGGTACTTGTGATGTCTCGTTGCTAGTCATTGAAGAGCGTATAATTGAAGTGCGGGCCACAGCTGGAGCCTCTCACCTTGGAGGCGAGGACTTTGACAACAGATTGGTGAATTACTTTGTTCAGGAATTcaaaaggaggaaaaagaagGACATTAGTGGAGATCCTTCAGCTCTTAGGCGGTTGCGAACTGCTTGTGAGAGGGCCAAGAGGAATCTCTCATGTTATGTTCAAACTAACATTGAGCTCGATTCATTGTGTGAAGGTATTGACTTTTGTTCCACCATTACTCGTGCAAGATTCGAGGAGCTGAACACGGATCTCTTTAGAAAGTGTTTGCAGCTGGTAAACAAGTGTTTGAGGGATGGTAAGATGGATAAAAACAGCATCGATGATGTTGTTCTTGTTGGTGGTTCTAGCCGGATCCCCAAGGTGCAGCTGCTATTGCAATACTTTTTCAATGGCAAAGAGCTGTGCAAGAGCATCAATCCTGATGAGGCAGTTGCCTATGGTGCTGCTGTTCAGGCTACTATCTTGAGTGGCGGAGGCAATGAGGAGGTGCAAAGCATGCTGCTTCTGGATGTTTCCCCCCTGTCCCTTGGGTTGGAAATTGCTGGCGGTGTTATGGATGTTTTGGTAGAAAGGAACACTACGGTTCCCACAAAAAAGGAGGGTCTTTTCTCCACCTACGCAGACAATCAAACTGCTGTCTTGATCAAGATTTATGAGGGAGAGAGAACAAGGACTAGGGACAACAACTTACTGGGAACATTTGAGCTCTCTGGTATTGCTCCAGCACCCAAAGGTGTTCCTCAGATCAAAATAATCTTTGACATTGATGCAAATGGTATCTTGGTTGTATCAGCTGAGGATGGGACCAGTGGTCAGAAGAACAGGATCACAATCACCAATGACAGGGGCAGGTGGTCCGGAAAAGAAATTCAGAAGATGGTCCACGAGGCCGAAAGGTACAAGTCTGAAGATGAAAAGCGCAAGAAGTGGGCCGAGGCAAAGAATGAAATGGAGATTTTTGTCCGCAACATGAGAATAGCAATTGGGGATGAGAAAAGAAGTTCAAAGCTGGCCACAGGTGACAAGAACAAGATTGAAGGTGCCATTGACCAGGCCATGAAGTGGCTGGATGGCAACCAACTTGCAAGGAAAGATGATTTCGATGGCAAGTTGGGGGAGCTTGAGAGCATCTGCAATCCAATCATTGCGAAGGTTTATAGGAGCGATGGTGCTTGTATGGGGACGTTAATGGAAGATGAAGTTTCTCCATCTGATGGTTATGGCACATACGGAGATGAAGAACCATCGGATGTCTGTTTTGATCTTTGA
- the LOC133704566 gene encoding heat shock cognate 70 kDa protein 2-like isoform X1: protein METYDSTAIGIDLGTTYSCVGVWQNGNVEIIPNDQGNRMTPSCVAFTDTERFIGEAAKNQVVSNPVNTIFDAKRLIGMRFSDVAVQSDIKHWPFKVVAGPRDKPMIVVNYKSEERQFAAEEISAMVLRKMREIAESFIGKSVKNAVITVPAYFIDSQRQATKDAGLIAGFNVMRIINEPTAAAMAYGLDMDINYGEKNVLVFDLGGGTCDVSLLVIEERIIEVRATAGASHLGGEDFDNRLVNYFVQEFKRRKKKDISGDPSALRRLRTACERAKRNLSCYVQTNIELDSLCEGIDFCSTITRARFEELNTDLFRKCLQLVNKCLRDGKMDKNSIDDVVLVGGSSRIPKVQLLLQYFFNGKELCKSINPDEAVAYGAAVQATILSGGGNEEVQSMLLLDVSPLSLGLEIAGGVMDVLVERNTTVPTKKEGLFSTYADNQTAVLIKIYEGERTRTRDNNLLGTFELSGIAPAPKGVPQIKIIFDIDANGILVVSAEDGTSGQKNRITITNDRGRWSGKEIQKMVHEAERYKSEDEKRKKWAEAKNEMEIFVRNMRIAIGDEKRSSKLATGDKNKIEGAIDQAMKWLDGNQLARKDDFDGKLGELESICNPIIAKVYRSDGACMGTLMEDEVSPSDGYGTYGDEEPSDVCFDL from the exons ATGGAAACATACGATTCTACAGCGATTGGAATTGATTTGGGGACAACGTATTCTTGCGTTGGGGTTTGGCAAAATGGAAACGTTGAGATTATACCAAATGATCAAGGCAACAGAATGACGCCTTCTTGTGTTGCCTTCACTGACACGGAGCGTTTTATTGGTGAAGCTGCAAAGAACCAGGTTGTTTCCAACCCTGTCAACACCATCTTCG ATGCAAAAAGGTTAATTGGTATGAGATTTAGTGATGTTGCTGTTCAGAGTGATATCAAGCACTGGCCGTTCAAGGTTGTTGCGGGTCCTCGTGACAAGCCCATGATTGTGGTTAATTACAAGAGTGAAGAGAGGCAGTTTGCTGCTGAAGAGATTTCGGCAATGGTACTCCGAAAGATGCGTGAGATTGCTGAATCTTTCATCGGCAAAAGTGTGAAGAATGCAGTGATTACTGTTCCTGCCTACTTTATTGACTCTCAACGGCAGGCCACAAAAGATGCTGGTTTGATTGCTGGTTTTAATGTCATGCGTATTATTAACGAGCCCACTGCTGCTGCCATGGCTTACGGTCTTGACATGGATATAAACTATGGTGAGAAGAATGTGCTGGTCTTTGATTTAGGCGGCGGTACTTGTGATGTCTCGTTGCTAGTCATTGAAGAGCGTATAATTGAAGTGCGGGCCACAGCTGGAGCCTCTCACCTTGGAGGCGAGGACTTTGACAACAGATTGGTGAATTACTTTGTTCAGGAATTcaaaaggaggaaaaagaagGACATTAGTGGAGATCCTTCAGCTCTTAGGCGGTTGCGAACTGCTTGTGAGAGGGCCAAGAGGAATCTCTCATGTTATGTTCAAACTAACATTGAGCTCGATTCATTGTGTGAAGGTATTGACTTTTGTTCCACCATTACTCGTGCAAGATTCGAGGAGCTGAACACGGATCTCTTTAGAAAGTGTTTGCAGCTGGTAAACAAGTGTTTGAGGGATGGTAAGATGGATAAAAACAGCATCGATGATGTTGTTCTTGTTGGTGGTTCTAGCCGGATCCCCAAGGTGCAGCTGCTATTGCAATACTTTTTCAATGGCAAAGAGCTGTGCAAGAGCATCAATCCTGATGAGGCAGTTGCCTATGGTGCTGCTGTTCAGGCTACTATCTTGAGTGGCGGAGGCAATGAGGAGGTGCAAAGCATGCTGCTTCTGGATGTTTCCCCCCTGTCCCTTGGGTTGGAAATTGCTGGCGGTGTTATGGATGTTTTGGTAGAAAGGAACACTACGGTTCCCACAAAAAAGGAGGGTCTTTTCTCCACCTACGCAGACAATCAAACTGCTGTCTTGATCAAGATTTATGAGGGAGAGAGAACAAGGACTAGGGACAACAACTTACTGGGAACATTTGAGCTCTCTGGTATTGCTCCAGCACCCAAAGGTGTTCCTCAGATCAAAATAATCTTTGACATTGATGCAAATGGTATCTTGGTTGTATCAGCTGAGGATGGGACCAGTGGTCAGAAGAACAGGATCACAATCACCAATGACAGGGGCAGGTGGTCCGGAAAAGAAATTCAGAAGATGGTCCACGAGGCCGAAAGGTACAAGTCTGAAGATGAAAAGCGCAAGAAGTGGGCCGAGGCAAAGAATGAAATGGAGATTTTTGTCCGCAACATGAGAATAGCAATTGGGGATGAGAAAAGAAGTTCAAAGCTGGCCACAGGTGACAAGAACAAGATTGAAGGTGCCATTGACCAGGCCATGAAGTGGCTGGATGGCAACCAACTTGCAAGGAAAGATGATTTCGATGGCAAGTTGGGGGAGCTTGAGAGCATCTGCAATCCAATCATTGCGAAGGTTTATAGGAGCGATGGTGCTTGTATGGGGACGTTAATGGAAGATGAAGTTTCTCCATCTGATGGTTATGGCACATACGGAGATGAAGAACCATCGGATGTCTGTTTTGATCTTTGA
- the LOC133704566 gene encoding heat shock 70 kDa protein 4-like isoform X2, with translation MTPSCVAFTDTERFIGEAAKNQVVSNPVNTIFDAKRLIGMRFSDVAVQSDIKHWPFKVVAGPRDKPMIVVNYKSEERQFAAEEISAMVLRKMREIAESFIGKSVKNAVITVPAYFIDSQRQATKDAGLIAGFNVMRIINEPTAAAMAYGLDMDINYGEKNVLVFDLGGGTCDVSLLVIEERIIEVRATAGASHLGGEDFDNRLVNYFVQEFKRRKKKDISGDPSALRRLRTACERAKRNLSCYVQTNIELDSLCEGIDFCSTITRARFEELNTDLFRKCLQLVNKCLRDGKMDKNSIDDVVLVGGSSRIPKVQLLLQYFFNGKELCKSINPDEAVAYGAAVQATILSGGGNEEVQSMLLLDVSPLSLGLEIAGGVMDVLVERNTTVPTKKEGLFSTYADNQTAVLIKIYEGERTRTRDNNLLGTFELSGIAPAPKGVPQIKIIFDIDANGILVVSAEDGTSGQKNRITITNDRGRWSGKEIQKMVHEAERYKSEDEKRKKWAEAKNEMEIFVRNMRIAIGDEKRSSKLATGDKNKIEGAIDQAMKWLDGNQLARKDDFDGKLGELESICNPIIAKVYRSDGACMGTLMEDEVSPSDGYGTYGDEEPSDVCFDL, from the exons ATGACGCCTTCTTGTGTTGCCTTCACTGACACGGAGCGTTTTATTGGTGAAGCTGCAAAGAACCAGGTTGTTTCCAACCCTGTCAACACCATCTTCG ATGCAAAAAGGTTAATTGGTATGAGATTTAGTGATGTTGCTGTTCAGAGTGATATCAAGCACTGGCCGTTCAAGGTTGTTGCGGGTCCTCGTGACAAGCCCATGATTGTGGTTAATTACAAGAGTGAAGAGAGGCAGTTTGCTGCTGAAGAGATTTCGGCAATGGTACTCCGAAAGATGCGTGAGATTGCTGAATCTTTCATCGGCAAAAGTGTGAAGAATGCAGTGATTACTGTTCCTGCCTACTTTATTGACTCTCAACGGCAGGCCACAAAAGATGCTGGTTTGATTGCTGGTTTTAATGTCATGCGTATTATTAACGAGCCCACTGCTGCTGCCATGGCTTACGGTCTTGACATGGATATAAACTATGGTGAGAAGAATGTGCTGGTCTTTGATTTAGGCGGCGGTACTTGTGATGTCTCGTTGCTAGTCATTGAAGAGCGTATAATTGAAGTGCGGGCCACAGCTGGAGCCTCTCACCTTGGAGGCGAGGACTTTGACAACAGATTGGTGAATTACTTTGTTCAGGAATTcaaaaggaggaaaaagaagGACATTAGTGGAGATCCTTCAGCTCTTAGGCGGTTGCGAACTGCTTGTGAGAGGGCCAAGAGGAATCTCTCATGTTATGTTCAAACTAACATTGAGCTCGATTCATTGTGTGAAGGTATTGACTTTTGTTCCACCATTACTCGTGCAAGATTCGAGGAGCTGAACACGGATCTCTTTAGAAAGTGTTTGCAGCTGGTAAACAAGTGTTTGAGGGATGGTAAGATGGATAAAAACAGCATCGATGATGTTGTTCTTGTTGGTGGTTCTAGCCGGATCCCCAAGGTGCAGCTGCTATTGCAATACTTTTTCAATGGCAAAGAGCTGTGCAAGAGCATCAATCCTGATGAGGCAGTTGCCTATGGTGCTGCTGTTCAGGCTACTATCTTGAGTGGCGGAGGCAATGAGGAGGTGCAAAGCATGCTGCTTCTGGATGTTTCCCCCCTGTCCCTTGGGTTGGAAATTGCTGGCGGTGTTATGGATGTTTTGGTAGAAAGGAACACTACGGTTCCCACAAAAAAGGAGGGTCTTTTCTCCACCTACGCAGACAATCAAACTGCTGTCTTGATCAAGATTTATGAGGGAGAGAGAACAAGGACTAGGGACAACAACTTACTGGGAACATTTGAGCTCTCTGGTATTGCTCCAGCACCCAAAGGTGTTCCTCAGATCAAAATAATCTTTGACATTGATGCAAATGGTATCTTGGTTGTATCAGCTGAGGATGGGACCAGTGGTCAGAAGAACAGGATCACAATCACCAATGACAGGGGCAGGTGGTCCGGAAAAGAAATTCAGAAGATGGTCCACGAGGCCGAAAGGTACAAGTCTGAAGATGAAAAGCGCAAGAAGTGGGCCGAGGCAAAGAATGAAATGGAGATTTTTGTCCGCAACATGAGAATAGCAATTGGGGATGAGAAAAGAAGTTCAAAGCTGGCCACAGGTGACAAGAACAAGATTGAAGGTGCCATTGACCAGGCCATGAAGTGGCTGGATGGCAACCAACTTGCAAGGAAAGATGATTTCGATGGCAAGTTGGGGGAGCTTGAGAGCATCTGCAATCCAATCATTGCGAAGGTTTATAGGAGCGATGGTGCTTGTATGGGGACGTTAATGGAAGATGAAGTTTCTCCATCTGATGGTTATGGCACATACGGAGATGAAGAACCATCGGATGTCTGTTTTGATCTTTGA
- the LOC133704607 gene encoding dof zinc finger protein DOF3.6-like isoform X2 produces MVFSSIPAYLGSRNWQQQPNNQPPGAGNENPQLPPQPAPPPGGGYVDGSTGSFRPGSMTDRARLAKVQLPETALKCPRCESPNTKFCYFNNYSLSQPRHFCKTCRRYWTSGGALRNVPVGGGCRRNKRSKGSGRSKFPIKAVSSSSGGLASNCCTADILGHVPAPPPQLPILPPFHHLGDFNPAGIGLDFGGIHHSIGITAGGGDGVEFQIGSSTSSNGAAGSILSSGLVEHWRLQPVQQQVQQFPFLSNMEPPSGLFSFEGGGIESSNYADQIRSKPLDTTGATHLATVKTEENQRLNLSKKVLGISGIDQHWGGNNAWTDLPGFTSSTSHLL; encoded by the exons ATGGTCTTCTCATCCATTCCAGCCTATCTAGGTTCACGCAATTGGCAACAG CAACCTAATAATCAACCTCCAGGAGCTGGAAATGAAAACCCTCAACTTCCACCTCAGCCGGCACCACCTCCAGGTGGTGGCTATGTTGATGGAAGCACAGGTTCATTCAGGCCTGGCTCGATGACTGATCGAGCCAGGCTAGCCAAGGTTCAACTACCTGAAACAGCCCTTAAATGTCCAAGATGTGAATCACCAAATACCAAATTTTGTTACTTCAATAATTATAGCCTCTCCCAGCCTCGCCACTTTTGCAAGACTTGCAGGCGATATTGGACTAGTGGAGGTGCACTAAGGAACGTGCCTGTTGGCGGTGGCTGTAGAAGGAATAAAAGAAGCAAAGGAAGCGGTAGATCAAAATTTCCAATTAAAGCAGTCTCTAGCTCAAGTGGCGGACTTGCTTCTAATTGTTGCACTGCTGATATTCTAGGGCACGTGCCCGCTCCACCGCCACAGCTACCGATTTTGCCACCGTTTCATCATCTTGGTGACTTCAATCCCGCAGGTATTGGGTTAGATTTTGGTggaattcatcattcaatagGGATAACAGCTGGTGGAGGTGATGGTGTAGAATTTCAGATTGGCAGTAGTACTAGTTCAAATGGTGCTGCTGGGTCTATTTTATCTAGTGGGCTAGTTGAGCATTGGAGATTGCAGCCAGTTCAACAACAAGTGCAGCAATTTCCTTTCTTGTCCAATATGGAACCACCAAGtggtttattttcatttgaGGGTGGAGGGATTGAATCTTCAAATTATGCCGATCAGATTCGGTCCAAGCCGTTGGACACTACTGGGGCTACTCACCTAGCTACAGTCAAAACGGAAGAGAATCAAAGGCTGAATTTATCGAAAAAAGTTTTGGGTATCTCAGGAATTGATCAACACTGGGGTGGAAATAATGCATGGACTGATCTTCCTGGTTTCACTTCTTCTACAAGCCATctattatga
- the LOC133704607 gene encoding dof zinc finger protein DOF3.6-like isoform X1, translated as MVFSSIPAYLGSRNWQQQPNNQPPGAGNENPQLPPQPAPPPGGGYVDGSTGSFRPGSMTDRARLAKVQLPETALKCPRCESPNTKFCYFNNYSLSQPRHFCKTCRRYWTSGGALRNVPVGGGCRRNKRSKGSGRSKFPIKAVSSSSGGLASNCCTADILGHVPAPPPQLPILPPFHHLGDFNPAGIGLDFGGIHHSIGITAGGGDGVEFQIGSSTSSNGAAGSILSSGLVEHWRLQPVQQQVQQFPFLSNMEPPSGLFSFEGGGIESSNYADQIRSKPLDTTGATHLATVKTEENQRLNLSKKVLGISGIDQHWGGNNAWTDLPGSVKTSNQLEDKRELSSFNQLSLLRKFNH; from the exons ATGGTCTTCTCATCCATTCCAGCCTATCTAGGTTCACGCAATTGGCAACAG CAACCTAATAATCAACCTCCAGGAGCTGGAAATGAAAACCCTCAACTTCCACCTCAGCCGGCACCACCTCCAGGTGGTGGCTATGTTGATGGAAGCACAGGTTCATTCAGGCCTGGCTCGATGACTGATCGAGCCAGGCTAGCCAAGGTTCAACTACCTGAAACAGCCCTTAAATGTCCAAGATGTGAATCACCAAATACCAAATTTTGTTACTTCAATAATTATAGCCTCTCCCAGCCTCGCCACTTTTGCAAGACTTGCAGGCGATATTGGACTAGTGGAGGTGCACTAAGGAACGTGCCTGTTGGCGGTGGCTGTAGAAGGAATAAAAGAAGCAAAGGAAGCGGTAGATCAAAATTTCCAATTAAAGCAGTCTCTAGCTCAAGTGGCGGACTTGCTTCTAATTGTTGCACTGCTGATATTCTAGGGCACGTGCCCGCTCCACCGCCACAGCTACCGATTTTGCCACCGTTTCATCATCTTGGTGACTTCAATCCCGCAGGTATTGGGTTAGATTTTGGTggaattcatcattcaatagGGATAACAGCTGGTGGAGGTGATGGTGTAGAATTTCAGATTGGCAGTAGTACTAGTTCAAATGGTGCTGCTGGGTCTATTTTATCTAGTGGGCTAGTTGAGCATTGGAGATTGCAGCCAGTTCAACAACAAGTGCAGCAATTTCCTTTCTTGTCCAATATGGAACCACCAAGtggtttattttcatttgaGGGTGGAGGGATTGAATCTTCAAATTATGCCGATCAGATTCGGTCCAAGCCGTTGGACACTACTGGGGCTACTCACCTAGCTACAGTCAAAACGGAAGAGAATCAAAGGCTGAATTTATCGAAAAAAGTTTTGGGTATCTCAGGAATTGATCAACACTGGGGTGGAAATAATGCATGGACTGATCTTCCTG GTTCAGTGAAGACTAGTAATCAGCTTGAAGATAAAAGAGAACTTTCAAGTTTCAATCAATTATCCTTACTTCGCAAGTTCAATCACTAA